The sequence tggaaagtTCATCCCATGATATTTTCATTGAGAGCACTGTGCAGATTGGAGAATGTTTGTACGGTTCAGACTCCAGATCAGAAGTGGCCAGCGTTAAATGACTAACTTTCTTTTAAAATTGTTTTGCATCTATAACAAAGTGCGATAGCTGAAACACATATCACACATACTCGTTTTATGTATTTAATAGCAgattgcctttttttttaaatcagggcaGGAGTGTCACACTATATAATGCAGAATGTATTATTCGGTTGCTATAGTGAAGCTATATTCCTCTAAGGCTATGAATTTCTGTAAACACCGGGCAAGGTCAATCAGAGATTAGTCACCTTGATAGTTGACAATTGTGGGCATCCTGTGAAGTGCCCGTGTCTAAAAGTAGAATCTCAATGGATCTTTCCTTTGTATTAAATACCTGTGGACAAATGTGCTGTTTGTGAAAGCAAACCACAACTGCAGAGTATTTTTCAAAATTACTAAATTATACTTGCATTGCATTGTTTATACTGTTCCCAAGTTTGTATTTCAATATTTGCTTTGATGTTTTATGGCTTTTCTAGTGTTCCTGCAGTGTTTTTGTGTATAGTTTTGTAAAATTGTTTAATTTGCACTACTTGATAATTCTGATTTTCAAGTATAAAAGCAACTTCAATTAACGGGTGTAGGTTGTAGTATAATTGCCAATTTCACAGAATTCTAAGGTCTTACTTGAGGGTATGTATCCAAGATTTGATCATTATAATTGATATTCACAGAGGTCAGCAAACttcttaaaagtttttaaaaaatgactTAGGCAGCCATTATGGTGTTTTAAAATTTATATTCATGGTAAAATGCTGATTATTCTATTAATCCTTCTCTATCATTACAAATTTCATCAGCATTTGGAAACTAATAAGCAGCAGTCATGTACGTGTTTTAAAATGTATGCACTAAGTTCTATTTTCCCATATTCAAAAGCAATATGAATAGGTAGTATAGCCAAAACTTCCTGTTGACATTGTTGTTTTAGCAGCACCCCATATTGTTTTGTTTGGTATAGGACAATTGAAGCATAAGAATCTGTTTAGCACTTTCTCCTGGCAGCACAGACAAAATCTGGAATTTGTCATGTGAGGGAGTTTTAGGCACCGAGTGGTCATTCACCATAGCACAGGGACTTAGTGCATTACTATGCTGCACAGTAACCCTATCTGCAATATCGGTGAAATTAAATAGCCTTCAGCATGAGAGAAAAGGTTATTTTGTGAAGGTTAATCTCAGCAGAAAAAATCACTTAGAGGTGACAGTGAAAAAAATACACACATAGCACAGGTGGGTTGCATGAAATTTGGAAGGTCTGACATTGAAGATAAATATCTAAAATTTTAATTTTACACATTATAATTGTAAGTAAGGAGTCATTACTTTTCAGGATTTAAAATATCTTAATTTGTAGATTATGTACATGTGGGATTACGTGGTGCAGTGGGATGGTGCATTGTGCTTTCACCACTGGAACTTGGGTTATTTTGGTGTTCTCCGTGTAAGCCACAGAACCATGATTTGTTATATCTGTCTGTTTCATATGTTTGAGGCAATTGCTCTATTAGCCTCAGGACTTCTCTTAGCAAATGTGCTGGGTTAAATATCTTTCCAGGCTTCTGCTGGAATGACTGTTTTGAATATAGCACTGTGCTATATTTTTAATAGTTGCTTATGAGAAGTGgctaatcactttaaatctatctttatttaacatcatcatcataggcaagtcctcaaaatcaagaaagacttgcttccactctaaaagtgagttctcaggtgactgtacagtccaatgcaggaattacagtctctgtaacaggtggattggacagtggttgaaggaaagggtgggggggctgtttacactgtatattaatgatttagacgaggggattaaatgtagtatctccaaatttgcggatgacactaagttgggtggcagtgtgagctgcgaggaggatgctatgaggctgcagagcgacttggataggttaggtgagtgggcaaatgcatggcagatgaagtataatgtggataaatgtgaggttatccactttggtggtaaaaacagagagacagactattatctgaatggtgacagattaggaaaaggggaggtgcaacgagacctgggtgtcatggtacatcagtcattgaaggttgtcatgcaggtacagcaggcggttaagaaagcaaatggcatgttggccttcatagcgagaggatttgagtacaggggcagggaggtgttgctacagttgtacagggccttggtgaggccacacctggagcattgtgtccagttatggtctcctaacctgaggaaggacattcttgctattgagggagtgcagcgaaggttcaccagactgattcccgggatggcgggactgacctatcaagaaagactgtatcaactgggcttgtattcactggagttcagaagaatgagagggacctcatagaaacgtttaaaattctgacggggttagacaggttagatgcaggaagaatgttcccaatgttggggaagtccagaaccaggggacacagtctaaggataaggggtaaccaagatgaggaggaatttcttcacccagagagtggtgaacctgtggaattctctaccacagaaagttgttgaggccaattcactaaatatattcaaaaaggagttagatgaagtccttactactaggggaatcaaggggtatggtgagaaagcaggaatggggtactgaagttgcatgttcagccatgaactcattgaatggcggtgcaggctagaagggaggaatggcctactcctgcacctattttctatgtttctatgtggaggagtctggtttgccgcacactccttccgctgtctgcgcttgatttctgcatgctctcggtgacgagatgagaaatccactgggaggatagatgcaccaatatcattgttctcgctcaggccaacatccccagcatcgaagcactgaccacactcgaccagctccgttattTAGCAAGACTATTGTTAAAAGGCTATAATCCAAATTCTGTATGTGTGACTAGAAATGGTATTCCACAATTGACTTATGCTTAGGACAGATTTTCCTCTGGAGTTACATCTGTTACCCAAAATAACTCCAGTATGCAGGGAAGGAAAATGAAGCTGGCAGCTGTATCACCAACAATCTGCCAGCCGCTGAAATTTCTGAAAATGACGATGGGCATCTAATATGTCCACCTAAAGTTGTATTTTGCTGATGATATCTCCTATATTTGTGTCAAAGCAATGCTGATCACTAGGAATGTCATGCGTTCCTGGAATGTTGCAGTAGTGGAGTGCGATGGAGTGCAATCATTCCCTCTGCCCCAATTTTACAAAGTATTTTACAAACCCCAGAGGCAAGCAACACAACTGCAGGGTTCCCAGACCTGGAGCAGtgatttccctccctccctttggaCAGATTCTTTGATATCGGTGGAAATCTCAAGGAGACCAATGAAAACATTTGAATGACCCTAAAACTGGGAAATCAGCTAGGGGGAGGAGCACATCCCGCTGAAGTTGTGACAGCATTGCAGCAGTAAAGAAACCTGACCCAAGTCTAGATGgtcttgattttttttaaatcgcaaaaaaattataGTTGATCTCACCGGAAACACATCCTGATAACTCCTGCATGATTTTCAGTGGATTGATTCTGGAAAATTGATCACTTGTTACCTTGACTGGAAGCCAATCTTATGCCTTTGTACCTCACCATGATTGacagctgtattagtttgtggCAACACTATTTTGATTACTTTTGTCCTGAGAATAGATTAAATATTTTACTGAAGTAACCTAATTATTCTGATAAGAGAAAGTCTCTTGATGGAGGGGGTTGATTGACAACTTCATCTCCTAGTGAAGCTATATCTGGGATCATATCCCTCAGCTTAAAAGTTCAATCCCTTACCACTCCTTATATGAAGATGCTCTTGCAGAGTTCCAATGGTCATTATGAATACCCAAGTATAAAAGTTACAATATAGGTGCTCGTTCACATTCAGTATTAACATAGAATTAGTGAAAACTCATGCCTTCTATTATTTTGGTGTAAAAGAGAGCTCGCAAAAGTCCAATTTGCTGTACAATCAATTGCTGCTGCTTATCTATTACTTTTAATAATACTTTTAATATTGTGTTGTTTTTTTAGCTAACCCATGGTTTGATATAGTATTCTGTTTACCAAAGTCTGAGAAATCACAAGCAGGTTCCTGTCATCTCCAGCTAAATTCAATAACAAGAGATTCTATTTGGCCCCTAGACAATGCTATATTATCAGATATTATACAGGCAAAGTCACACTATGCTTTGTAGTGAGCAAGGGTTTATTTATAGGATTGGTCTTTGGCACAGAGCACAAAATATCTAGGTAAAGTCTAAAACTCCTTCCtggccactgtctggggctgaactgTAGTGTTCATAACTTCAGCTTTCTATTTGATCCGATCTGACCTTCCGATTCtgtatcctctccatcactaagaccgcctacttccacctctgtaatatcagcCATCTCTACCCCTGcatcagcacatctgctgctgaaaccctcatgcatgtctttgttacctccagatgtgactattccaatgttttcctggccagccttccttccacccttgcaccctctgtaaacttgagcccatccaaacctctgctgcccattacctaacttgcaccaagtctcgtcCACCCattaccctgtgcttgctgacttaaatTGGCCTCCTAGTCCAGCAGCTCCTCGATTTTAAATCTCATCCATGTGTTAAAATCCCTCCTTGGTCTTTACCGTCCCTatttctgtgatctcctccagccctacaaccttccgagatctgcgcttttccaattctggcctcttgagcatcctggatTTTCATTGTGCCACCAttgccggccatgccttcagctgcctaggccctgaactctggaattccctgccttaacatctctgcctctaccttTTCCTCTCCTGCTTAAAATCTACCGCTTTGACCAACCcattctaatatctctttatgtggctcagtgtcaaattttgtctgataatgctcttgtgaagcatcttgggatgtatttgtaatgtttcatcatcatcatcatcattataggcagtccctcgggatcgggaaagacttgctaccactcttagcatgagttcttaggtggctttacagttcaatacgagaaccacagtctctgtcacaggtgggacagataatcgttgagggaaagggtgggcagggagtcttgtttgccgcacgctccttctgctgcctgcgcttgatttctgcatgctctcagcgccctcgcgaatgcacttcctccatttaaggcggtctatggccaacgactcccaggtgtcagtggggatattgcactttatcagggaggctttgagggtgtccttgtaacgtttcctctgtccgcctttggctcgtttgccgtggatgagttccgagtagagcgcttcctttggcagtctcgtgtctggcatgcaaactatgtgtggtcagtgcttcaatactggggatgttggcctggacgaggacgctaatgcttgtgcatctgtcctcccaggggatttgcaggatcttgcggagacatcgctggtggtatttctctagcgacttgaggtgtctactgtacatggtccacgtctctgagccatatagggcgggtattactacggccctgagcttggtgacagttttgagggattgaccttcaaacactcttcctcagacggccgagggctgcagtggcgcactggaggcagtgttggatctcatcatcagtgtctgctcttgttgataggaggctcccgagattggggaaatggtccacgttgtccagggccacgccgtggatcttgatgtttggggggcagtgctgtgcggcgaggacaggctggtgttaagacctttgtcttactaatgtttagcgtaaggcctatgctttcatatgcctcggtaaatatgttgactatgtctagGTGCTTTATGTTTAGGTGCTTTATtattgcaatttgttgttgttgtagtagtggGATCCCAGAAGTTAGAGTGAGGATCGGTTTGCAAGGTGCATTTCAAGTACAGACATGGACAATGCAACCACTCTATCCAAATGCTGTGTGTCcacattaaaaaaaagacttgcacctTTTGTGAACTCAGGACGtccctaagcgctttacagccaaataagtactttttgaagtgtagtcactgttgtaatgtaggaaaatgtggatAGGTGACATACATGaaatagtgtaatgggatctttACCTAATCCACTAGCACAGGGAAATGAGTCATTGGTTTAAGAAGGATGGCACCATGGGCAGTGTGCAGCactcctgcactggagtgtcagcatgaaCGATATGTTCAATTactgaggtgagatgagagtgctgCTGTGGAAAAAAGCAGGTTGAACAGTCATTTCTCACCTTGATGAGAAATTATAAACCCTTTGAAATTAACAGAAACAAATACAAAATAATGTTTTCTCCCACTTCATAAAAAATTCCAAAGCAAACCGTCCCTGAAAATATTTTAATCTGGACCGTTtctgagcacaagtcttcaaccaaTAAGCGGGTTGTCTTTCCGGAATGACTTTTTCTTTCACACCATCAAGTGacaattcatagaatcacagaagtttacagcacagaaggaggccattcggcccattgtgtccgtgctggctgacaaagagctatccagtctaatcccactttccaactcttggtccgtagtcctgtaggttacagcacttcaagtgcatatccaagtactttttaaatgtggtgagggtttctgtctctaccaacctttcaggcaatgagttccagacccccactaccttctgggtgaagaaatttcccctcaaatcccctgtaaacctatcaatttctttaaatctatgtcccctggtgttgacccctctgctaagggaaataggtccttcctatccattctatctaagcccctcaaaatgttatacacctcaataaggtctcacctcagcctcctctgttccaaagaaaacatccccagcctatccaatctttcctcatagctaaaattctccagtcctgccaaTTCTCATGAATGAACAAAAAGAAAGTTCAGGTGCTTTCGGCGTGTTATGAATTTGAAGATGCATATTCTTTGCATGAAGCCCTTTATGAATTGGTAGTGTGCGCATTCCAGATGCACTTGTCATTGCAGCTGTTGCCAACACCCCGAGTGTCCCCATTTAAACAAAGCGTTCTTTGCCATTGGCTGCACTGCAGCTGGGCAATTTTACTCttactaaaataaaaacagaaactgctgtaaacactcagcagatcaggctgcGTCTCTCCATGGAGCAGCTGTAGTCTGAGCAGAATTGCAGAGACgcgtttgtggagagagaaacagagttaatcttTCATCAGAACAGGAAGTCAGAGATGTAACAGCTATTGAGCAAGTCCGGAGCCAAGGAAAAGTGGAGATCTGTGGGAGGGTGGAAGACAAGAATGATTAaaaagagcctgctccgccagtcaatggctgatcttcgacctcaactccactttcctgcccaatccctatatcccttagtgtccaaaaatctatcgacccccGTCCAGAATATACAATTCCGGTCACTCCCAAGCGACCAACGCAGCAGGCCGCCGGCTGACACTGCGCACTTCACGCACCCAACGTACAGCACGTACTGTGCGTGAAAGACGTCATCTGCTGTGAAAGCCAGCGGCGACGCAGGCGTCCTGAGTAACATCCGGGCTCGGATAGGATGAATCCTAAATTACAACATGGCgacggagggaggagggaaggagatgaACGAAATTAAAACTCAGTTTACTACCAGGGAAGGTGTTTATAAAGTGTTGACCCACTCCGAGTACAGCCGGCCGAACAGGGTGCCTTTTAATTCCCAAGGATCCAATCCAGTCAAGGTGTCATTCGTAAATGTGAACGACCAGTCCGGCAATGGGGACAGAATCTGCTTTAATGTGGGCCGGGAGCTGTACTTTTACATTTACAAAGGCGTAAGGAAGGTAAACATCAAGATGTTGTGTGTGGTTTACTTTCTAAGGGGGAAGCGAATGGAGAACAAGGCCTTAAAAAACCGCTGTGTGCACATACGTGTATTACTGTGCACATACCTGGTTGGCAATCAGTTGTTATTGCGGGTGTTAAGGGTGGGAGCTCACCCCTCGGGCTAGCTTGTCAcctacaccacccccacccccaagcagTTATGCAAGGAGCGTTCAGTTTGCTAACATGTTTGGATTAGTGCCGTGGATTAAGTAATCGAGCTTTTGCAGAGATTCCATCCCCTTATTGGACTGTATAAACTGGGTTCATTTTGCGTATTTAATGTATTATGGTTTATACAAATATTAAACTACATTTCGTCAAGCATTTTAGGGTTATTGCATAACAATAATAACCATATGCAAAAAGTAATGGGAATAAATTGTATAGAGTGGTCCAAATCATTGTCAAAAG is a genomic window of Pristiophorus japonicus isolate sPriJap1 chromosome 4, sPriJap1.hap1, whole genome shotgun sequence containing:
- the wdr20a gene encoding WD repeat-containing protein 20 isoform X2: MATEGGGKEMNEIKTQFTTREGVYKVLTHSEYSRPNRVPFNSQGSNPVKVSFVNVNDQSGNGDRICFNVGRELYFYIYKGVRKAADLSKPIDKRIYKGTQPTCHDFNHLTATAESVSLLVGFSAGQVQLIDPVKKETSKLFNEEGLLSSQNQANSPSGTVV